Within Haematobia irritans isolate KBUSLIRL chromosome 2, ASM5000362v1, whole genome shotgun sequence, the genomic segment ctaaattttctatagaaattaacttttgataaaattttctatagaaataaaattttgacaaaattttctatagaaatgaaattttggcaaaaattttctatagaaaaaaatattgcctaaatattctataaaaataaaattttgaaaaaaatttctatagaaataaaatttttgtatagaaataaaattttgcctaaatattctatagaaataaaattttgcctaaatattctatagaaataaaagttaaacaatattttatatagaaataaaattttgacaaaattttctatagaaataaaaatttggctaaattttctatagaaataaaatgttggctaaattttctatagaaataaaatgttggctaaattttctattgaaatgaaattttgacaaaatttgctagcaAATCttgttccaaaataaaaattcattgtggcaacgctgatcgggtagcactcagtgaaaagagagaagttcaccactgtggtatgacAATGGACAGATAGTTTaagtgatacatcgggctgccacctacctAACCTAATTGTCAATCTCTTTccgaaaaatttcttcaaataaaatttcttattcataagaaaaatgattaaaaattatatcttAGTCTGATATAATAGTAGCACGGGGCCAAATCGGAGAGAGAGAAATAAGAGCCTGAAGATGCAATTTTtatcttataaattattttatatcttATTTTTCATACCGGGATTAATCAATTAACCCTGCTTACTGTCCCACTTTACTTCCGTTtcagtttcatttttttattactaCACATATAAACGTACGGCATTAACCATATCGGATCCACGATATTATGAGGAAAATATTGATTGGATTGCAGAACAATTGAGTGATAAGTAAATCTGTAAATCAAAGTTTAAgacatacatttacaaaaaaaaaacaaacaaacaaaaaataagaataataatcgaaaaacatatataagttTTTCGAGCAATATATaagtaaaacttaaaaaaaaataatatgtaataaaaactgctattgttttttttttgttgtttcactAGAAAATGTGATTTCATTTACgaaggaaaatttattttctcatttcattttattcgtTCTTGTTTATTTACAAAGGTAAAGTACGAATAAATTTAAACgaataatattgcaaataattATGGCAGGAgagttaataaaatttacaaaaagataTTCAATCTACGTATAGTTTCATGGATATAAAAAACAACTCTCTAAGGAATCAAATTTgccattaacaaaattttaggttTATACATGAAAATTAGATATGTAATAGGTATCCCGTAGTtgtgtatataaaattatagggcaccataaaaatgtatattaaatttattgaaattggttatATAGGACTTTATACTCGTTTAAAATTATAATCGTAAAACACGCACTTAATCTTTATCACTAAGAAAAAGACAAAAATGACAATAAGACTTCATAATATacatatacaatattttttttaatctaaatttgggaaaggtaaatttaaatatagattAATATAATTATTGTATTAATTTTGAGTCATGTTTAAGATcacttcaattcaattcaatggcTTAGTTTTCAGTTTTGTTAGAGAGGGGGCGTTTTATGTACTTATCAAAggtacaccaaaaagtttttcccaCGATTGTGCTATAGCATTTAAACAGGTATTGGCATTTTCCACTGTTTCAAACTCACACTTCCATAGTTCATTTTTATCTTGGGTCTCGTCCATGAACTGCATAATGAATATATTTTCACTGTGATGTtcaacttcaactaaatttgacataaatTGTGTTACACTCAATTCGATATTATCATTCGATCCTGGGGTTCCCAATGATAGCCATCCCACATTTTGAGTGCTTAAATATAATCGCGAATCAGTTGTTAGAAGACAACAGATATTAAAAGACCTTTTAGCATTTTCACAAGTAATTTCACAGCCATTTAGTACAGAGCACATATTCAAATGTTCATCTATAATAGCCGAATTTAAGCGTTTAACAATTGTCTCATTCGGTTTATAGATGAGATCACAAGTAGTGGGTAAGGAGTTGTctgaaaatatagtaaaaaaagATAAtacataaatttgttaaattacatcaatatttcaatggtatacacagaaaaaaatatcaccgaaatatttccaattaaaaaaatgattgaagtttaaaaaatgttcatgactcacgcgtgagtcacgaaaatgttcgtgtcacgtgcacacctcttgtAGAAACTGGTAATTTATACAAACTTtcagtaaatttaaattttatagaaatttttgatgaaattagattcaaaaaattaaaaaaaaaaataaatttttgtcataaatatagttttatagaatatgtaaacgaagttaaatttttataaaaatatcatcgcgatttaaaacggtacacagaaaaaaatttcacgaaaattttccaattaaagtcttaattgagtaaaaactgttaaaaaaaaacaatattgaattaaaattttaattgattgaacaaatttttaattgaaacaaaaatcaatcacaaaaattaatagtatcaattaattttttaattggatcagtttatttcttaattgactttcaattaattttttaattgatactatcatttctgtgattgaagacatttcaattaaaaataattggatcaattaatttcgtgatagaagacaaaaaatatttttttgtgtgtatatagtaaattatgtcaacattttgtaaaggtaaattttgttaaaactggaaatttatacaaacattcagtaaatttaatttttttgacatttctgtagaaagtgaaaaaaaatttttaaaggtcATTTTGTTGAAACTGGAAATTTATACAAACATTCAGTAAATTTGAtcttttttgacatttctgttgaatttgaaaaaaatttctagttattaaattttctatgataatttagacgaagttaaatttttataaaaattatcatCGGTATTTAATTGTTGATAATTTCCACGGGATATATGGCATGGACATTTTTTAGAagtaatttcgttaaaaatggaattttataaaaatttttagtaaatttgaattttctaaaaatgttcatcaaaataaattttcatagaaaatttaatttgaattttttaaaaaattatcattggaattttatttttaaatatatattcagtaaaaaattttctagaatattttaattgatttttgtatgattttaatttttttatatttatggtttacaatcctttttttattcttgaaaatgttgcttttttatcgacagaaTTACTTTATATTACTTACTTGCAAAAAATAGCAACAACGAATCCGTCCTTAAGATATCTTGCAGCAATaacaaaaatccaccccaatctCTTAGATGAAATGATAAACCAATTTTCCAAGGTAACAGTTGTATCGTTTCCAAACGATCTATCGTACATGTGATAATAGGCTTCAGCCATTTTGTAACATCATCATGTTCCTCTCCAAATATTTCcatcaaatatattttacatgTGGAGACCACAACACAACCCTCACATAATTGTTTGGTATTTTCATTGTAAATTTGTCCCTTCACTATCCATTTGAAATGTTCGCCTTGCTCTTCGAATTTCGtttgatagaaatataattttaaacgaTGATCGATATCATTAAAATCGGTATAGTTAAATTTATATAATGTCGCACTAGTGGTTGTAGCTGAATTTATAGATGCTGTATTGGTGGTGGTGGGTAGAGGAGTTCCTGATTTAATATTCGATAATTTTTCCGTGTCAATAAGTTTTTTAGAACTGGTCATTAGCATGCTGGTAGAGTGCATAAAGGCTgtaatagaagaaaaatttgatatacatcaaattgttttgctaaataaaatagatttaaaatagattccctATATAGGGTTTGTagtatttcgaaaaattttcatagttttttttttgattttcaaagCCATTGATTTATTGAAGAGGCTATTAAGACAATTAATGCTTTTTTATGTTAAAgctcatatttttttctttgatgtCACAAAtgctatacatttttttgtcaatttaatcttttttatttaatttttgtcaatttgttcTATGGACTTACCACTAAGCATTGACAAATTGTTATTACTTCCATCCTTCTTTGAATTATCATTGACTTCTTGTTGCAAAAACTCTGTAGTAGCATCGGTTTTATCCTTTTGCTCATAGGTTGTGCAAATACTATCGGTTACAGAACCTGAAGAACTGCTTTCtgttaaattattttgtgtagAATTTGAAGTTGTGGATTTTTTCATTTTCGCCCCATTCTCCATTCTAGAAGATTCATCATTTTCGGATGGATTCTGAATCTTTACATGTTTCTCCCTCggtaatttttctatatattcttCAGGATGATCTTTGGCAGCAAAATTGatcatattatcaaattctcttTCCAAAAAGGTTTGCGTATAACTTTGATCATCAATTGTctccaaatttggtatatgggatATACGACGTTCTTCTGATGTTTTGCGACtagcaaaattatctaaaacttCTATACTGGATTGACTGGGATTTGATATAATGTCAACATCACTTTCACCATTTGTCCTGAAATCCATGTCACGATCAGTGTTGGTACTACCCACCAACgattgattggaattgaaagaacTTTCTGAATTTGTGGTAGTGATTTTCGAGCACGATGATTCATTGAGAGATGTTGCAGAACctagttaaattttttggtttaataggAAGGAAAATTCTATATGTTAGAAGATGTTAAATTTgcaaagagagagagaaaaaaatggTGCTAGACAATGTGATGAAACAAATCCTCAAAGACCATGTCCAATCCGATAccttaattttttgcaatagaaaaaagtctggaaATTATAGTAATTTCTTCTTGGATTACTATGCAATTAAGATATAGAAATGCTTTAAGGCTTGCCTCATCATATTGTTAAGAAACATTGGATTGTTAGTAGCCAAATAGAAGAGCGGaaagaaaaagcgaaaaaaccaattgccaaaataaattttcaatttttttttcacaaagccAATGCTTCTTTTTaagtatttttgatttttttaaggaaactttgtacTAATAAAGTGATATTAACTTTTTACAGTTTGCTTCTGTGTTGTTGCTTGCTGTGGTTTATTAGTTGTAAGCCTTGTTTTGCCTTTACCTTAGATGACCATTTGAgttttgagtaaaattttaagtatacaACAAATCAAGAGATCAACGTAAAAAAAGAAGagcatacaaaaaaataaaatcataaaaattatcagttagtttataaaatcaaaaaaagggAAACAATTAAACATGCTGCAAATTTGCACAAGTTTCGATGTTCAAACATACCAATACTGTTGCTGTCTGCATCTTGTATGCTAAGGGGAACAATATTTGCTGGTAATTCTTCGACTATTGATGCAGGTGATAATTTATCCACAAGAGAAGTGGTTGCCGCTTTTTCCAATGACTTTGGAATCTCATGTATTTCAGCGATAAAGGTTGATTTACAATCTGGACATCGTATGTCTGTTTGCGGAAAAATAtgacattaattttatttattcagattTTCTCTGAGAAGTGAAGGACAtaccaaaatgttgttttgtatttttaatctCTTGCGAGAATTGACAATTACAATTGACACATCGATAAATGGTTTGATTCATTTCCGTTAGATCTCTTTGGGATAAAATATCacgcaattttttttccaattcctgtaatgatataaaattataacagttagtttaaaaattataacagtCCTATGTGTTTtgttataattataccctgcgccaccctGTGAAACAGGATATTATTAGttggtgcatatgtttgcaacacccaaaaggagacgagatagacacatggtgtctttggcaaaaatgcccaggggggctcctgagtcgatatagccatgtccatctgtttgtgaacacatttttgtgatcaaagtctaggtcgcaggtttagtccaatcgacttcaaatttggcacaagtatatattctgggttcagatttagatatatctcccatatatatctttcgcccgataaggacttatatggccccagaagccagagctttACCCTAATTAGCtttacattttgcacaagaagaacaattagtactatagtctagtgtgtacaattttattgaaatcggtttagatttagatatagctcccatatatatctttagcccgatatggacttatatggccccagaagccagagttttacaccaatttggttgaaattttgcactgggagtacaattagtagtaaagtcaagtgtgccaacttttattgaaatcggttcagatttagatatagctccgatatatatctttcgcccgatatggacttatatggtcgcagaagctagagttctacaacaatttggttgaaattttgcactgggagtacaattagtagtaaagtcaagtgtgccaaatttcattgaaatcggttcagatttagatataggtcccatatatctttcgctcgatatggacttatatggtcccagaagccagagttttacaccaattggttgaaattttgcactgggagtacaattagtagtaaagtcaagtgtgccaacttttattgaaatcggttcagatttagatatagctccatatatctttcgctcgatatggacttatatggtcccagaagccagagttttacaccaatttggttgaaattttgcacagggagtacaattagtactatagtcaagtgtgccaaattttattgaaatcggttcagatttagatatagctcccatatatctttcgctccatatggaattatatggtcccagaagccagagttttacaccaatttggttgaaattatgcactgggagtataattagtagtaaagtcaagtgtgccatcttttattgaaatcggtttagatttagatatagctcccatatatatctttcgcctgatatggacttatatggccccagaagccagcgttttaccctaattaacttgaaattttgcacaagaagaacaattagtactatagtctagtgtgctaaatttgattgaaatcggttcagatttagatatagctcccatatatatctttcgaccgatatggacttatatggccccagaagccagagttttacaccaatttggttgaaattttgcactgggagtacaattagtagaaaagtcaagtgtgccaacttttattgaaatcggtttagatatagctcccatatatatatatatatatatatatatatatatatatatatatatatatatatatatatatatatatatatatatatatatatatatatatatatatatatatatatatatatatatatatatatatatatatatatatatatatatatatatatatatatatatatatatatatatatatatatatatatatatatatatatatatatatatatatatatatatatatatatatatatatatatatatatatatatatatatatatatatatatatatatatatatatatatatatatatatatatatatatatatatatatatatatatatatatatatatatatatatatatatatatatatatatatatatatatatatatatatatatatatatatatatatatatatatatatatatatatatatttcgaccgatatggacttatatatgcCCAGAAGTCTGAttttttgtcctgatttgcttgaaatttagcatGGAAGTGCAATTGGTACCataatcaagtgtgcaaaatttgattgtaatcggttcagatttagatatagctcgccagatttacactcataagaccatagagacaaattttctactccgatctagttgaaattttgcacagggagtagcttTGTTGCTAtgaatgccaaatttggttgaaatcggttaagatttagatattgctcccatatatatgtatttctgatttcgaaaaaaatggtcaaaataccaacattttcttgtaaaaatgactcaaattttccttcttcttacatatctatcgaccgatatatCATAaaaacacccagcaaaaaaaacttgtaagttcttccaaaggcataactttaaaagcacttccagaagatgtactcccaatgatgttctctattttaactacacaggaagttcttttcgttcaatttttttataacatgcttctttcatatttttaatgggtaattttaactttttttgtttcaaataggttaaaaatagagtaagaattcataaaatggaacaaattatttaaattttgtcgaaaaaaaatgataaatccattctgaaaaattgtgcatttttgaaaatatttgaggtcaaacgtttcagagaagcgttagaatccattaaaaattataaaaactatctatttggcaaaatatcacagaatttttttaatttacatccaaaacattgaatccgGATCACACGTAaagaagttatgcaaattcagtgcaacggctgttgaaatggagaacttccgtcctatgacaagcccatgttaaattcatcgttaactaaaattttaagtcaatagattttctaagaagtcttaaatatattgtcggttcagatttaaatatatgtatataggaacataaccctttatatatatcatccaacacattgtacggatttgatatgctatggaaaatgtggatctacaaagtggtgcatggtataatatagtcggccccacccgactttagactttccttacttgttttaattaacaaataatttgtgtttaatatgaagttctatatataaaacaaaaagacTTTTAAATACCTGACATAAATCTTCCTCCACAGTATAAACACGCTCTTGTTTATCCACTTTAACAGTATCAAAATTTATACGTAATGTATTGGATTTTATGCGATCACAAGATTCCAAAATTTTCAAGCTCCATTTTGTTAAAGTccttagaaaaaaataattgaaaaattaaaaacaataattttttaactttataaGAGTATACTTTTCTGTTAGGGGATCTCTTTCTCTGAGGAAATTTGaggattttgttaaaaatatggcTTCATTGCGATTTGTGGTGTAGACAATGTAGGTTTCCTCATCCTCTTCACGTTCCGAAACTGAAATGATAACATAAAATGGACTATTAAATTGTCCCTCAATACGTGGATAAACTGATAAGTACTTAGCCTTACCGCTTAAGCAATTtattatttgcatttttttaattcgcTTAGTATCCCTTTCTCTTGGCTAAGTACTTATGCGATCGTCCACATTTTTACAAGTGGATGGTCTGATAAGTACTTAGCCTTACCGCTTAAGCAATTTATTATTGTTTAAAACATTgctatttttttgcattttttttaattcgcttAGTATCCCTTTTTCTTGGTCAAGTACTTATGTGATCATCCACGTTTTTTAAAACTATCATACTTACACTCATCTTCATCATTCTCTTTCGATGAATAGACATATTTCAAACGATCGTCCTCTTCTTCTTCCACCACCACATCATTATCCTTTTCACTAGGCTTCTCCACATCATCACCATTATCATTGTTTGCCACATCATTATTGTCTTCATCTTCATCAAATGGATTGGtggtatttttagaatttttacttTCGTCTAAAGATTTATATACAGTACTTTCTTGGTCCACATTCGAATTAGTTTCGGTATTATTAACAATTGTTTGGGTTTGATCTAGACTTTTATATATTGAAGTATCACTTGTTTCAGATTGGGTTTTTATGGGGGACATAGTCAATTGAGTTAGAGTATTGTCTAAGATTTCGTTGGTGGGTGTCGAAGTATGAACAGTTGCATTTAGATTCTGGCTATCCGTAGCTGAGGTGAAATCCCCTGTTACATCTTTTATGTATTCTTCAAACATTTCTCTGGATTTTTGTCGTTCTAAGTCCATATCATTAACTTTTCTAGGTGAGCCATTATACAGCCTTTCAGCATTGCCCGAATGCAACCAGTCATTTCCATATTTTTCTCGTAGTTTAACAATTTGTCGTTTTGTTTCTAAATGTTCCTTACAATGCTCCTCAGTAAAGGTTATATGTTTATTTGTCGATATAGTCGACCTATGCATAACATCCTCTGCGGCTTCATTGCAAATTTTGCCATTATCTAAAGATTGGTCTTCGATTTCTACACATCGTGTCTTGGAggcttttttcttttgtttaactATAGACGATTCATTGCCTTTAACATCGGTATCGGAAGAATTGTCTGCACCTAGCTTAAATGAAAGTAACGAACCAACACTAGATGCGGGGGTATTAGATCCACGCAATGGTGTCAGTCCTCCTGCAGTCGAAATGGATGTTGATGATGAACGCAAGGCATAACGATTGAGGGCTCCAACTTGTCTCAGTTGATATGTCCCTGTcacggatttttcacttttcgaGAGGGTATCaaaatccaaaacaaattttactgtagaacaatttttgtgcaaatattgACACGTGACTAAACGATGCTTGGGATGACAATGTAAGGGATTGCCAAAAAGCGATAGAAATTTCAATGTAATCAGAGCACTAAGAGGCAGAAGAAATGTATGGTCCAATAGGAAATTATccgataaatccaaatcggtgaGAGCATCCAATTTCACTATGCCCATAAGATCTTCCAGTAGATTATT encodes:
- the LOC142223398 gene encoding uncharacterized protein LOC142223398 isoform X1; translation: MDPQKISELAKLLRNNGDKILSCESALTLSGSLLRALNDAFTLIADSLEVGEVQNFQVLKPMNSKPPVFRDLQLIHDFIQKTALLCLVHYPSDEYFGKIDITKFVALKRLEVQKVDIKQLAGIQRLRGQLEHLICVKSLKTVDDIITHCGGDNSNGFVWNELKSADFSYNNLKCVDTSLEFAQYLQHLNLRHNHLTSVQAIKWLPHLKTLDLSFNRLTQIPQFHMDACKRLQSLNMSNNLLEDLMGIVKLDALTDLDLSDNFLLDHTFLLPLSALITLKFLSLFGNPLHCHPKHRLVTCQYLHKNCSTVKFVLDFDTLSKSEKSVTGTYQLRQVGALNRYALRSSSTSISTAGGLTPLRGSNTPASSVGSLLSFKLGADNSSDTDVKGNESSIVKQKKKASKTRCVEIEDQSLDNGKICNEAAEDVMHRSTISTNKHITFTEEHCKEHLETKRQIVKLREKYGNDWLHSGNAERLYNGSPRKVNDMDLERQKSREMFEEYIKDVTGDFTSATDSQNLNATVHTSTPTNEILDNTLTQLTMSPIKTQSETSDTSIYKSLDQTQTIVNNTETNSNVDQESTVYKSLDESKNSKNTTNPFDEDEDNNDVANNDNGDDVEKPSEKDNDVVVEEEEDDRLKYVYSSKENDEDEFSEREEDEETYIVYTTNRNEAIFLTKSSNFLRERDPLTEKTLTKWSLKILESCDRIKSNTLRINFDTVKVDKQERVYTVEEDLCQELEKKLRDILSQRDLTEMNQTIYRCVNCNCQFSQEIKNTKQHFDIRCPDCKSTFIAEIHEIPKSLEKAATTSLVDKLSPASIVEELPANIVPLSIQDADSNSIGKGKTRLTTNKPQQATTQKQTVKSSATSLNESSCSKITTTNSESSFNSNQSLVGSTNTDRDMDFRTNGESDVDIISNPSQSSIEVLDNFASRKTSEERRISHIPNLETIDDQSYTQTFLEREFDNMINFAAKDHPEEYIEKLPREKHVKIQNPSENDESSRMENGAKMKKSTTSNSTQNNLTESSSSGSVTDSICTTYEQKDKTDATTEFLQQEVNDNSKKDGSNNNLSMLSAFMHSTSMLMTSSKKLIDTEKLSNIKSGTPLPTTTNTASINSATTTSATLYKFNYTDFNDIDHRLKLYFYQTKFEEQGEHFKWIVKGQIYNENTKQLCEGCVVVSTCKIYLMEIFGEEHDDVTKWLKPIITCTIDRLETIQLLPWKIGLSFHLRDWGGFLLLLQDILRTDSLLLFFANNSLPTTCDLIYKPNETIVKRLNSAIIDEHLNMCSVLNGCEITCENAKRSFNICCLLTTDSRLYLSTQNVGWLSLGTPGSNDNIELSVTQFMSNLVEVEHHSENIFIMQFMDETQDKNELWKCEFETVENANTCLNAIAQSWEKLFGVPLIST
- the LOC142223398 gene encoding uncharacterized protein LOC142223398 isoform X2, with the translated sequence MDPQKISELAKLLRNNGDKILSCESALTLSGSLLRALNDAFTLIADSLEVGEVQNFQVLKPMNSKPPVFRDLQLIHDFIQKTALLCLVHYPSDEYFGKIDITKFVALKRLEVQKVDIKQLAGIQRLRGQLEHLICVKSLKTVDDIITHCGGDNSNGFVWNELKSADFSYNNLKCVDTSLEFAQYLQHLNLRHNHLTSVQAIKWLPHLKTLDLSFNRLTQIPQFHMDACKRLQSLNMSNNLLEDLMGIVKLDALTDLDLSDNFLLDHTFLLPLSALITLKFLSLFGNPLHCHPKHRLVTCQYLHKNCSTVKFVLDFDTLSKSEKSVTGTYQLRQVGALNRYALRSSSTSISTAGGLTPLRGSNTPASSVGSLLSFKLGADNSSDTDVKGNESSIVKQKKKASKTRCVEIEDQSLDNGKICNEAAEDVMHRSTISTNKHITFTEEHCKEHLETKRQIVKLREKYGNDWLHSGNAERLYNGSPRKVNDMDLERQKSREMFEEYIKDVTGDFTSATDSQNLNATVHTSTPTNEILDNTLTQLTMSPIKTQSETSDTSIYKSLDQTQTIVNNTETNSNVDQESTVYKSLDESKNSKNTTNPFDEDEDNNDVANNDNGDDVEKPSEKDNDVVVEEEEDDRLKYVYSSKENDEDEFSEREEDEETYIVYTTNRNEAIFLTKSSNFLRERDPLTEKTLTKWSLKILESCDRIKSNTLRINFDTVKVDKQERVYTVEEDLCQELEKKLRDILSQRDLTEMNQTIYRCVNCNCQFSQEIKNTKQHFDIRCPDCKSTFIAEIHEIPKSLEKAATTSLVDKLSPASIVEELPANIVPLSIQDADSNSIGSATSLNESSCSKITTTNSESSFNSNQSLVGSTNTDRDMDFRTNGESDVDIISNPSQSSIEVLDNFASRKTSEERRISHIPNLETIDDQSYTQTFLEREFDNMINFAAKDHPEEYIEKLPREKHVKIQNPSENDESSRMENGAKMKKSTTSNSTQNNLTESSSSGSVTDSICTTYEQKDKTDATTEFLQQEVNDNSKKDGSNNNLSMLSAFMHSTSMLMTSSKKLIDTEKLSNIKSGTPLPTTTNTASINSATTTSATLYKFNYTDFNDIDHRLKLYFYQTKFEEQGEHFKWIVKGQIYNENTKQLCEGCVVVSTCKIYLMEIFGEEHDDVTKWLKPIITCTIDRLETIQLLPWKIGLSFHLRDWGGFLLLLQDILRTDSLLLFFANNSLPTTCDLIYKPNETIVKRLNSAIIDEHLNMCSVLNGCEITCENAKRSFNICCLLTTDSRLYLSTQNVGWLSLGTPGSNDNIELSVTQFMSNLVEVEHHSENIFIMQFMDETQDKNELWKCEFETVENANTCLNAIAQSWEKLFGVPLIST